A region of Solanum dulcamara chromosome 7, daSolDulc1.2, whole genome shotgun sequence DNA encodes the following proteins:
- the LOC129895010 gene encoding TITAN-like protein isoform X1: MSDDKQYEFCVVCKLNHNKGRRHNFLPNHKKSLAAVLSRFQSKLSDIRFFLRNPIPLRPEHASLNRLWCLFCECDILELDSFYASDNAIRHLAGADHLKKVKGFLWKYGGGMDKVDTFRITEADFAKWEKKCNLLKKGALDGKSCATSIGPSNDIQNKTNSDYLNCFEKDNIHALNFDVSNNVVPLQNYTNERSQIFENKMHSVTNGPNLRSMCMGGQLGEDACSSNGLSNAQKCLRFHAKTSHQCLNGGSVTPDGRMTRGMKSSLGPPSITQITLTFQKDSLGNVHSGAPPPWFNATEKSQLDFISSPGRSDPSPLNQKKKSKLNPNRVGAAWAERRRVELELESKGELMTNTFDVNWLPNFGGVWQSGTRKQSRKEFHLENHKSAEVESQSQSMVQLQPYVSKRKRKDPVDDELD; encoded by the exons ATGAGCGACGATAAGCAGTACGAATTCTGCGTTGTTTGCAAGCTCAATCACAACAAAGGACGCCGCCACAACTTCCTCCCTAACCACAAGAAGTCGCTCGCGGCGGTGCTTTCCCGTTTCCAATCGAAGCTTTCCGATATACGTTTCTTCCTCAGAAACCCTATCCCTCTGCGCCCTGAGCATGCTTCCCTTAATCGCCTTTGGTGTCTCTTCTGCGAGTGTGATATTCTTGAACTCGACAGCTTCTACGCTAG CGACAATGCGATTAGGCATTTGGCTGGTGCGGATCATTTGAAGAAAGTTAAAGGTTTTTTGTGGAAGTATGGTGGTGGAATGGACAAGGTTGATACTTTCCGGATTACAGAGGCTGACTTCGCCAAG TGGGAGAAGAAGTGCAATCTATTGAAGAAGGGAGCTCTTGATGGAAAATCTTGTGCAACGTCAATTGGACCGTCGaatgatatccaaaataaaaCGAACTCTGACTATCTAAATTGttttgaaaaagataatataCATGCTCTTAATTTTGATGTTTCAAATAATGTTGTACCTTTACAAAATTATACAAATGAGAGATCACAGATATTTGAAAACAAAATGCATAGTGTTACAAATGGCCCTAATTTGCGCAGTATGTGCATGGGTGGACAACTCGGTGAAGATGCTTGTTCCTCCAATGGCCTATCAA ATGCCCAAAAGTGCTTGAGGTTTCATGCCAAAACTTCTCACCAATGTCTTAATGGCGGTTCT GTAACTCCGGATGGAAGAATGACAAGGGGGATGAAGAGTTCTCTGG GTCCACCAAGCATTACACAGATAACTTTAACATTTCAAAAAGATTCCCTTGGCAATGTTCATTCTGGAGCACCTCCTCCATGGTTCAATGCAACTGAAAAAAGTCAGCTAGATTTTATATCAAGTCCCGGAAGGAGTGACCCCTCCCCTCTCAATCAGAAGAAGAAGTCAAAACTAAACCCAAACCGGGTTGGTGCTGCTTGGGCAGAGAGAAGAAGAGTTGAGCTGGAGCTGGAGAGTAAAGGGGAGCTCATGACAAACACTTTTGATGTGAACTGGCTCCCAAATTTTGGCGGAGTTTGGCAATCAGGTACAAGGAAGCAATCTAGAAAAGAATTTCACCTGGAGAATCACAAATCTGCTGAGGTTGAAAGCCAATCCCAGAGTATGGTGCAGTTACAGCCTTATGTCAGCAAGCGAAAG CGCAAAGATCCTGTTGATGATGAGCTTGACTGA
- the LOC129896200 gene encoding uncharacterized protein LOC129896200, translating to MLISILERSLFRDKDGGTKVVKYRFLGFLIWQALQSTAVFFLSKTLLFSLFTRTPFKPSFLSLFAFIVFHFSLLIFSTSLFIISSPRPQRAASPLELLLGTARLILVPISNSQPLLSPDFRLRVRASISFVLFVAVSAVSASLSVITLCLSCHAFEQLKQRRLVIGKLGFWGLQIGLLYGLHYVYNKRWVLLFPIIQRPPFFSFKMGLPLAVGKALKLSAAGYVFSAILAFILPYEFKGQLPVGNFITEQILFYIGSFVVILCWELCHHLHQVLHTKRSVFAPPKGSAAAETNPSEPLLAALEESTPKSLLQYLAYLDLCMVCEGNVDPWRRAAFFEESGETYKRVVSVCFTPVEQFTRNVSVVLESSPVDSSFQLSHQLRSPNEQLADSKVYESFDDFQLLTWCARIVASLTVHSHKEDRFGVAQLSGSNAAVISTLLSSLLAVETLMGKKTNLQSSNTLMDPAGIKWATLNPGRRDSAAGVAGRRKGAPFYAKAYSMADILRTSIYGIVAAFYDEMSHSAKAGLLEKDWIINSKPLYGTRELLSQKLRLFLDFQAS from the exons ATGCTTATATCCATACTAGAAAGATCTTTATTCAGAGATAAAGACGGCGGTACTAAAGTCGTCAAATACCGCTTCCTAGGGTTCTTAATTTGGCAAGCACTTCAATCCACCGCCGTCTTCTTCCTATCCAAAACCCTACTATTTTCTCTCTTCACACGAACCCCTTTCAAACCCTCATTTCTCAGTTTATTCGCTTTCATAGTTTTCCATTTCTCTCTTCTCATCTTCTCCACTTCCCTTTTCATCATCTCTTCTCCTCGCCCTCAGCGTGCCGCTTCTCCTTTGGAGCTTCTGCTCGGTACTGCTCGGCTGATACTCGTCCCCATTTCTAACTCCCAACCTCTACTGTCCCCTGATTTTCGGCTCCGGGTGAGGGCTTCCATTAGTTTCGTGCTGTTTGTGGCGGTGTCTGCAGTATCAGCGTCTTTGTCTGTGATTACCCTCTGTTTGAGCTGTCATGCTTTCGAACAATTGAAGCAGAGACGGTTGGTTATTGGGAAATTAGGGTTTTGGGGTTTGCAGATCGGATTGCTCTATGGATTGCATTATGTATATAACAAGCGGTGGGTTTTGCTGTTCCCGATCATCCAG CGTCCTCCCTTTTTCAGCTTTAAGATGGGGCTCCCTTTAGCTGTTGGGAAAGCTCTAAAGCTTTCCGCTGCTGGTTATGTGTTTTCAGCTATCCTTGCATTTATTCTACCTTATGAGTTCAAGGGTCAACTTCCAGTAGGAAACTTCATCACTGAGCAGATTCTCTTCTATATTGGAAGTTTTGTGGTGATTCTCTGCTGGGAATTATGTCATCATTTACACCAG GTGTTACACACAAAGCGGTCTGTCTTTGCCCCTCCAAAAGGTTCTGCAGCTGCTGAAACAAATCCCAGCGAACCGCTTCTTGCCGCATTGGAGGAGAGCACACCAAAATCTCTTTTGCAGTATCTTGCATACCTTGACCTCTGTATGGTATGCGAAGGTAATGTGGACCCTTGGCGACGAGCTGCCTTCTTTGAGGAAAGTGGTGAGACTTACAAAAGAGTCGTTTCTGTGTGCTTCACCCCTGTTGAACAATTTACAAGAAATGTGAGTGTAGTTTTGGAAAGCTCTCCAGTTGATAGCTCCTTTCAGCTTTCTCACCAGTTGCGTTCTCCGAACGAACAGCTTGCCGATTCAAAGGTTTACGAATCATTTGATGACTTTCAG CTACTAACTTGGTGTGCTCGCATTGTGGCTTCGCTAACCGTGCATTCACACAAGGAGGACAGATTTGGTGTTGCTCAACTTTCAGGGAGCAATGCTGCTGTTATCTCAACATTGCTATCGAGTTTATTAGCCGTTGAAACTCTGATGGGCAAGAAAACCAACTTACAGTCGTCAAATACTTTAATGGATCCTGCTGGTATTAAGTGGGCTACATTAAACCCAGGAAGGAGAGATTCAGCAGCAGGCGTTGCAGGAAGAAGAAAAGGGGCCCCCTTTTATGCAAAAGCATATTCGATGGCTGATATCCTGAGGACTTCCATATACGGTATTGTCGCTGCTTTCTATGATGAGATGTCGCATAGTGCAAAGGCAGGGCTGCTTGAGAAGGATTGGATCATCAATAGTAAGCCACTGTATGGAACTCGTGAGCTCCTTTCACAGAAATTGCGACTGTTCCTGGACTTCCAAGCTAGCTAG
- the LOC129895010 gene encoding TITAN-like protein isoform X2 gives MSDDKQYEFCVVCKLNHNKGRRHNFLPNHKKSLAAVLSRFQSKLSDIRFFLRNPIPLRPEHASLNRLWCLFCECDILELDSFYASDNAIRHLAGADHLKKVKGFLWKYGGGMDKVDTFRITEADFAKWEKKCNLLKKGALDGKSCATSIGPSNDIQNKTNSDYLNCFEKDNIHALNFDVSNNVVPLQNYTNERSQIFENKMHSVTNGPNLRSMCMGGQLGEDACSSNGLSNAQKCLRFHAKTSHQCLNGGSVTPDGRMTRGMKSSLGPPSITQITLTFQKDSLGNVHSGAPPPWFNATEKSQLDFISSPGRSDPSPLNQKKKSKLNPNRVGAAWAERRRVELELESKGELMTNTFDVNWLPNFGGVWQSGTRKQSRKEFHLENHKSAEVESQSQSMVQLQPYVSKRKVP, from the exons ATGAGCGACGATAAGCAGTACGAATTCTGCGTTGTTTGCAAGCTCAATCACAACAAAGGACGCCGCCACAACTTCCTCCCTAACCACAAGAAGTCGCTCGCGGCGGTGCTTTCCCGTTTCCAATCGAAGCTTTCCGATATACGTTTCTTCCTCAGAAACCCTATCCCTCTGCGCCCTGAGCATGCTTCCCTTAATCGCCTTTGGTGTCTCTTCTGCGAGTGTGATATTCTTGAACTCGACAGCTTCTACGCTAG CGACAATGCGATTAGGCATTTGGCTGGTGCGGATCATTTGAAGAAAGTTAAAGGTTTTTTGTGGAAGTATGGTGGTGGAATGGACAAGGTTGATACTTTCCGGATTACAGAGGCTGACTTCGCCAAG TGGGAGAAGAAGTGCAATCTATTGAAGAAGGGAGCTCTTGATGGAAAATCTTGTGCAACGTCAATTGGACCGTCGaatgatatccaaaataaaaCGAACTCTGACTATCTAAATTGttttgaaaaagataatataCATGCTCTTAATTTTGATGTTTCAAATAATGTTGTACCTTTACAAAATTATACAAATGAGAGATCACAGATATTTGAAAACAAAATGCATAGTGTTACAAATGGCCCTAATTTGCGCAGTATGTGCATGGGTGGACAACTCGGTGAAGATGCTTGTTCCTCCAATGGCCTATCAA ATGCCCAAAAGTGCTTGAGGTTTCATGCCAAAACTTCTCACCAATGTCTTAATGGCGGTTCT GTAACTCCGGATGGAAGAATGACAAGGGGGATGAAGAGTTCTCTGG GTCCACCAAGCATTACACAGATAACTTTAACATTTCAAAAAGATTCCCTTGGCAATGTTCATTCTGGAGCACCTCCTCCATGGTTCAATGCAACTGAAAAAAGTCAGCTAGATTTTATATCAAGTCCCGGAAGGAGTGACCCCTCCCCTCTCAATCAGAAGAAGAAGTCAAAACTAAACCCAAACCGGGTTGGTGCTGCTTGGGCAGAGAGAAGAAGAGTTGAGCTGGAGCTGGAGAGTAAAGGGGAGCTCATGACAAACACTTTTGATGTGAACTGGCTCCCAAATTTTGGCGGAGTTTGGCAATCAGGTACAAGGAAGCAATCTAGAAAAGAATTTCACCTGGAGAATCACAAATCTGCTGAGGTTGAAAGCCAATCCCAGAGTATGGTGCAGTTACAGCCTTATGTCAGCAAGCGAAAG GTGCCTTAA